The following is a genomic window from Gimesia sp..
TCATTCCTTCAAACATACCTGCCGGGAACCTGCCTGCCATGAACGCGCACCTGCTGCCCCTGTGTCTCAGCCTGTTAACCCTGATCTCCCTGCCCGCTGCTGTCGTCTCCGCTGCCGATGAGAAAGCGGAACCGTCGACCGTCGATTTCAAAGGCAAAGTCGCCCAGCGGCTGGAGTCACTGAAAAAACAACCGGCGCTGATTCACTCTGCACTCGGTGTTACTCGCCAGGAGACGCCGATTCCCTGCGTATTCTCTGCCGATGATCTGAACTTTGAAACAGGCAAGACGCGCGTCCTGCTGATCGGGGGACTGGACGGTTCACAGACATCCGTTGATGCGGTGATCGATGCCGTCAACTGGTTTTATGGATCGGAAGCAGCGGCACCGCTGCGGAAACAGTTCTCACTTTCCGCAGCCCCGATTGCCAATCCGGATGGGTGGGCACTGCAAGAGGGACCGAAAAATGCCTCCGGCGGTGATCCGACCACAGGTTACCCGCCGCAGGGATCTGCTTATCAGGATACTCAGAAACCGGAAGTTCAATACCTGTGGCGGTGGATCGGCATGCATGCCCCGGATCTGGTGGTTGATGTCCGCGCAGGTCAGCAGTCACAGTGGATCATCCCGAAAACCGCTCGCAAAGAAGTGCGTGGACTGCAGCAGCAATTGTCACCTGTGCAAACCGCGAACGCCGGCTGGGAACTGGCTGCCGCTCTGAATACCGAGGCCCCGTCGAAGATCGGACCGATCCCTGCCCTGGGTCTGGAAGTCTCAACTCAAGAGAAGGCTGCGTTCCTCCCCACACTGCTCAAGGCACTTAAGGAAACATCGTTTCCGGCGCCCTCTCCCGCGCGTGAGGAACTGATTCAGCGTCAACAGCGGACGCCGATTCAGGTGGCCACGCAGCTTTCGAAAGTGTATGGCAACGATCTGGGACGACTCTCGTATCTGCCCGTGCTCTCACTCATCAGCCAGATTCGTCTGGGTGAACTGACGAACGATCAGAGTCGTCTGCCTCATGTCGAGAAAATCACACAGGAGTATTTGAAGAAGAACCCCCAGCCCCTCGAAAATAAAGGGGGCGGCTCGGTCATCGCCGGTCACCTGCTCTTTTCCGAGCTGACCAAAGCGACCGGCAACCGGGATTACCTCAAGTACGCCCAACAGGCGGCGGACCTGGGATTTGATGTACAAGGCAAGATGAAAGAATCGATGCCGCACCATGTCGAGATGAGTGATGCGGTCTTCATGTCGTGCCCGATTCTGGCGGTCGTGGGTCGGCTGACTGGGGACCCGAAATACTACGACATGGCCATGAAACACTGGCGCTTCATCCAGAAGCTGGATCAGCGACCGGACGGCATCTATCGGAATTCTCCCCTCAGTGATGCTGCCTGGGGTCGTGGAAATGGTTTTCCCGCGCTGGGGCTGGCGTTGGTCTTGAGTGAGTTGCCCGTGCATTCGCCATTGCGGGAACCGTTCGTGGAGGGACATCGTCAGCACCTGGAGGCGCTCAGCAAACATCAGGATCCGACGGGCATGTGGCACCAGGTGATTGATCATCCGGAAAGCTACCGCGAAATGACATCCACCTGCATGATTACCTTCGCCATGATTCGTGGCGTGCGGGAAGGCTGGCTGGACGAAAGCGTCTATACGCCTCTCATCGAGAAAGCCTGGGAAGGGATCAAAACCCGGGTCGCGCCGAACGGAACCCTGGTCGATGTCTGCACGGGGACCGGCAAACAGAAGAACCTCCGCGGGTATCTCGATCGCATGGCGATTCTCGGTAATGACGCTCGTGGCGGGGCGATGGCCTTCATCGTCTCTAACGAAATGGCACAGTGGCTCAACGAACGGGCCAACGCCGCTGAGCAGAAACAGGATTAAGCGTTCTCTGCTGATGGCGATACTTTGAAACTCAACCTGGAATGCGCACTACTGGAATGATCAAACAAGACCTCTGAGCTCCTCGGAAAGGACTGTCATGATTTCGCGATTTTCTGTTCTGCTGTTGTTTGTACCTGCACTCGGGATGCTTTCGCTCAGTGTGACGGAAGTCCAGGCGGAACAGGCGGCGCTCCGTGCCGGGGCCGCGATGATCGACATTACCCCCGAGCCCGGTGTTTCACTGGACGGCGTGATTTCCAAGAATGGTCCCGTGACAGGAGTGCATGACCGGATCTACTCCCGCGCGCTGGTCCTCGACGATGGAAACACGCGGGTTGCGATCTGCGTGAACGATCTCTGCATGGTCGAGCGGAGCTATTTCGACCGGGCCA
Proteins encoded in this region:
- a CDS encoding glycoside hydrolase family 88 protein yields the protein MNAHLLPLCLSLLTLISLPAAVVSAADEKAEPSTVDFKGKVAQRLESLKKQPALIHSALGVTRQETPIPCVFSADDLNFETGKTRVLLIGGLDGSQTSVDAVIDAVNWFYGSEAAAPLRKQFSLSAAPIANPDGWALQEGPKNASGGDPTTGYPPQGSAYQDTQKPEVQYLWRWIGMHAPDLVVDVRAGQQSQWIIPKTARKEVRGLQQQLSPVQTANAGWELAAALNTEAPSKIGPIPALGLEVSTQEKAAFLPTLLKALKETSFPAPSPAREELIQRQQRTPIQVATQLSKVYGNDLGRLSYLPVLSLISQIRLGELTNDQSRLPHVEKITQEYLKKNPQPLENKGGGSVIAGHLLFSELTKATGNRDYLKYAQQAADLGFDVQGKMKESMPHHVEMSDAVFMSCPILAVVGRLTGDPKYYDMAMKHWRFIQKLDQRPDGIYRNSPLSDAAWGRGNGFPALGLALVLSELPVHSPLREPFVEGHRQHLEALSKHQDPTGMWHQVIDHPESYREMTSTCMITFAMIRGVREGWLDESVYTPLIEKAWEGIKTRVAPNGTLVDVCTGTGKQKNLRGYLDRMAILGNDARGGAMAFIVSNEMAQWLNERANAAEQKQD